The Vanacampus margaritifer isolate UIUO_Vmar chromosome 20, RoL_Vmar_1.0, whole genome shotgun sequence genome contains the following window.
aaaaatgctccctGGGGGAGGTAACTAGCAGGCACAGTGCAGCTTCACGTGTTTAAAACAGCTgcacacaacaataacaaaacaaaattacaacCAGCTTGCAAACAATAAGCAGTTGTGCTCCCATGTATCAATAACGATCCCCTTACATTAATTTGCAATTAACAAGCTTATTAGTGGGCGGAATCCTCATATCTCCAAAGTCGTCACTTCTCAGGAGGCCCCTTTTCAAGTAAACTAATTTGTTATTTTGAGGGGGTCTAAATGAAAAAGAATTAAGTTGGCTTGATTACTCAATGCTATTAGTGGTTTCATTTTAAGATGGAAGCGCTAACAGCTAATGACAATGTGGACCACAATGGAATCAAACATACTAAAAAcggtttaaatgtaaaaaaaaaataaaaataaaattgtcaatgGGTTCAAAGGTAGAGTTGTTTTAGTTGATTTCCACTTAATGCAAAagtaattcaattcaaaaatcaatttaatatcaTTTACTAGCTAAgatgtgaattttattttaatttaattccaaaatgaatttatggtgatttaaatgtaaatgtattgttgtTGGATGATGTTGCGCTTTAACCCAAACAGTGTTTACCTGCTTATCGGCCATCGATTGCTTATTGGTCCATAACCTGCACCCCCCCACGTCGCCCCCCCGCCTGCCCGCGCTATATTTATCCCCACCCTAGCCTTAAAAGGCTGCAGCTGCCGCTGGGACAAACTGACCGGTGtgtttgtgggtggggggggagacTGGCATTATTTTGGTTGAGTGCCCTGCAGTCTTGTCCACCTGCAGTCGCCGCTGTGCCTTCCTTGCTTGCTACCTGCTTCATTGTGGAATTTGCCCCTTAAAGTCCAGCAAGTCACCTGCAGGGGGAAGAGGGGGTAAGTGGCAAGTCTCCCGcggacgcaaaaaaaaaaggtgagtttCTGCTTGGAAAGATGCAGCATGTGACGTGTTGCCTGACTATGACTGGACTGCTGGATTAACGATACATGTTCGGCGTGGAGGAACATGTTGTGAGAAGCTCTCGAACGCTAACCCGGCAGAACAAAATCCGCAGGCACCCGCAAGCATGTCGGCCTCGGTACCGTTCTACCGCAAGCACCAGCGCAGCTACGACAGCGGCTATCGCTACCAGTCGGGTGGCAGGTACTCGGCCGGGACCAGCGGCGGCACCAGAACCAGGGGGTAAGACACAGGAgctgccccccctcccccccgcaACCGTGGTCTCCCTCCTCTTAACACCATTTGCCGATGGAGCTCCATCCACACTTGGGATCATctccattccattccatttaatCCACACCTGCCTGTTGTTGACTTCATGCATGGATTTGAAGCTCATTTGCATCATTTTACTAACGTCTCTTAAATCATAACGCATAATCGCTGGAGTCAAGCGGAATCCTCGTATCTTCAAAACCATCAGACGGCATGCTTTTTGATCCATTAACGCACTTTGAGCACACCAATCTCAAACACAGACCCGAGCGAGTCAATTTTTGCTTCCGCAACGTGGGCTTCTACCCCTTGATTTCAAAggaaatgaggggagccgcttcaattCGCTAGGGAGTCAGCTGTATTCCATCCGACAACCACGCAAAACGAGGCTAAGGTTCCTATTTAATCTGCGCTAGTcaagcaaaacacacaaaaaaaagaaaattccaccCAGACtgctttgcgctagacttgtgATGGGCACGAAAATTGGGCCCAGTATTCTGATTACTATTGCGCTGGTGGAATTAGAAAGAAGAagattaatccatccattttcatcaaTCTCAGtgggctgccattttgtcctgttGACTGAAATTGACGTCAAAGTGCCTTCGAGCTCGCATTGCAAACGTCATGGCTTACCTGTTTTCCCGAGTTCCCCGTTAAAGTTCATGCATTCGTTCAAAATTCAGTGTACGACTAGAATGACCAGGACCCGAAACATGTACGGATTTCTCAAATCTTAAAAGATTGAATGTGTTTGATTACACATTACATAACAAAAGCAAATCATCTTGAAGGATGTCTCCGACCGACAGCCTAAACGGCAATCCAAGCCGCAGCAGCACGTCGGACATCTTTAAATACACTTGCTCGGAGCGTGCGAACAGCTCAAGGGGGTTTAGGTTTTGTTAACGCCACCTGATCTCTTGCCTGGGCGCCCACCAAGATCTCGGGGCGAGGAAGTGGGGGCTTAAGATGCAGCTAGCAGATGCTACGTCATGCCGACGGATGACTGTCGTTTTCAGCTCCAAGGATTATTATATTTGGATTCAAGGAAGATCTTTTGGATCAAATGTTGGGAAAAGACAAGAGCAGCACACACGGTTTGCAACTCAAAGATAAGAGGCACATCTCAGTCTCAGTTGATTTGTCATACCCTGGTAAAATAGCTGGGTAGTGTTAGGAGGccgatcttttcctccgcgtgttcgttttctttcgggtagtgagaatgttggttatccgaatgcaggctggagatcgatgaacagttacttcgaagcttttatttctacagaatattccgggcacaagtgagttccagacaatggctgcagcctctcacaagtgcaaaGATTACAGTGGATTtgcaacattcttatactatcttgaagggcggtaccacaaagcccccagcaaacagcccacccggagttcaccggacatgagattaGACTTTAAAGACATCGTTCAAACACATTGatttcaaccacagacaatcgcccattgttgtggaatagaggaggtttttcagacatgccggcacctggcagaaattgcgataacactcacaaagatacatccgcagaataaagctctactgaggaaataaggaaattaaaacagttatgactaaatctgcgcagaagaccctcttcaatagcTTCACAGTTTAGCTCACAGACAATAGTGATAGACAATACAGGGACTGGAATCTGACAATTTATACTCATTCCACCAATTGTACGAAAACCGGGATAAAATGTAgacgaaaaaaaagaagatccaAAACAGAGGGCTTACTATCCGTAAAACCGTTGTTCCATTGTACCTGGTGTACTAATGTAATTACACTATAGATCGCACCTTGTCCAATCACATTCCTAAAGTGCACCCTTTACGTCTCAGCCTTGATTGGTCGTCACAACCCGGACTGGACCTGCTGCCCAAGAGAACCAAACCCTCCTACTTGGCCGTGGACCGGGAGAACCAAATCATCGGTTACGTGGTGCCCATCTTCAGGACCAGGTATCATCTTTAGTCTTGCGAGGTTGTTCGCCTGTTGCTCACCACCAGCACAATCCTCCACCATCAAGCCAAGAGTTTGCAGCGGGATATACGGACACGAGCAGACTGCGGGACACTGCCGCCTACATGGAGAGCCGCGATACGTTCACCAGCGGCCTGGAGATGGAGCGATCGGAGCAGATCTCCAGGAAGGAGGCCATGCGCGAGTCGGCCCAGAggatttcctttaaaaaaacggTCAGTGGTAACTTTGGGCCAGAGTCGAGGTAGAGCAATCGTAGGTCACATGTAGACCACCGCATTTTAGAGTCTAGCATGTCTTGGACCGTGGAAGGAAGTCGGAGTACctgaagaacatgcaaactccacacaggaaggcaaGAAAAGAACCCTCCCTGAACAGCAAAATTTCGAGGCAGAAGTGCTAAGTGCTAGGCTAGCGTGCTAAGTGGGGACTGGTGATGATCTAGCTTACACACAAGGGAGACATTAATATCCCTGCGTGATGCAGCCATTCATTAGGCTTGGTAACGGGACCCCACTGTGCTCATTTGTCCCGGCCAGACATGTCGGAGGGTGACAAATTCTTCAGGAGTTCCAAGGAAGCTCCATGTTTATCCCATGGGTGATTTTGTGTTGAGTTAGCCAAGGCCCGGCTATTCATAGGATGTTTGGGATCcgaaatcttttctttttatgaaacaaatCGCATCCGATTGAAGAGAGATTCCGTCTCCGCCTCCTGCTTTTCTGTAGCTGCACGAGCACGAGGAGCACGTCAAGCGCATGAACGAAGACAGCCTGTTGCACGTCCCGGAGTTCATCATCAAGCCTCGCTCGCACACCGTGTGGGAGAAGCAGTGCGTGAGGCTGCACTGCACCATCAGCGGCTGGCCGGACCCTCGAGTCGTCTGGTGAGAAGTCACGACAGACACTTAAACATCCCGCTGACGTTCATCTTGAGTCCTCAGACAGTTGaaagttcttcttcttcctctggcAAGGTACAAAAATAATGTGACCATCGACCCTCATGCCAACGCTGGCAAGTACAAAATCGAGAGCAAGTACAGCGTGCACTCACTGGAGATCAACAAGTAAGTGCCGACTGGCCCAAAATGCAGccttttttaattgaatcatcATGGAATCACAAACATACACTTGTTTGTAGCTACTCGGGACTCAATTCCACTGAGCAGGAGTCACtcacaaacatacaattgttACAACTACTTGCAGCCTAATGAAGAAACCAGTGCTGTCGTGGTCAGCTGATGGTGTCCATGACATCACCAGCTGTGTTTATTTATAGCTTCGGTATTCCTGGCTGGGGAGTTAGAGAGCGCCTTACAGTCACATAGTTGGGTTTATTTACATGGCGGCGGGGGGGGTTTAAGGGCATGACAGAATGtgtgcatcatcatcatccgtcACCtgatgttctcttttttttccaggtgcGATTTCGAGGACACGGCCCAGTATCGCGTCTCGGCCATGAACGTCAAGGGCGAGGTGTCCGCCTACGCCTCGGTTGTTGTAAAAAGTAAGTCACGAACAACCAGCCCccccttcaccccccccccaaaaaaaatcccgatacatactgtatatcaacaTCACGGTGTTGGGATGCCATTTGTGATTAGCGGCCTTTTGTCCGGCACGCGGCACTCGACATATGGCAAAACACAGTATCGTGtttcaaatgcaaaataaacttAGTAACTGCTGTCATCCCACAGGGTTCAAAGGGGAAGTGGACGAGTTCCTGCCAGTGCCAAGACGTACGTACAAACTCAATATGTGGCCGTGTGATTTCATTTGATATGGAAGCAAAAACTGCGCAATTGAATGAGATGCCATACAAGAGCGCTGCATGAAATCtatagctctttgactgccagacgttttcagaaaagggatgccgtgggtgccagccgatttcagcatttttgactgatctttcaaggtccacagaaaattatgtgtttggactatggaaacgcacatactaccaaatgaaagattggactctcatctttcatcagaacaaaaagtttgtttctaccttattccatttttcagtaatcaacaatagaaaatggttagtttcacctctgttttgaaaaaaagaacgtcttttaacgtctttggcactcctccataggattttaataaacgttatttaacgtttttggcagtcaaagagatagcTAATGCTATAGCCAGGAAATACGTCACGTTCACGCCAGTCAACCGAGTAGCTCCGCCTTTAAAAGGCATACTCACATTCGCTGGGGTGGTTTGGAACGTAACCTTTGCAGTAAACACTTTCTCTTCTTATGTAGCTAAAACGCATATTATAAAATGGGACTCTGCgtcagtgctaatgctaacgcgaCACTCTCTCTGGTCAATATACATAATACAAAAAGCTGCCAAACCTTTAATAATACGACTGAAATGACAATGcagtatatttttgttatttacttgATTTCGTTGTTtccttgctgctgctgttgcaggGACTGGTGCGAAAGGTAACCGGGGCACATGGTTTTGGTGTGGCTAACATCAAGTAGCCACTATACGTGTGCATGATCACCACCGGTATTGTTTTAACCCATCAATAGTTCGACTAGAACCGATAGATATAAGCAGCGACTATTCTTAATCAACCTTTCGGGTTTTAAAATTAACCAACCCCACTGGTGGTTTTGATGTGGAGATTTATATCGTTGGTTTGTGGTGCCTCACTAGTTTAGTGCATGACCACACCCAGTTGAGTCACCAAGTAGCTTTTAGCATCCCTGTTCTGCTAACGTTGCTTTTCACTGGTTTTTATTCTAGATGGCCCCGTGTCCGAGTATGGCATCACCTTCCAGACCCACATCGTCGACAACTTTGGCGTGTCCTTCGGCAGGGAGGGCGAGACCATGAGCCTGGGGTGCACCGTCATCATCTACCCAGCCCTGCATCGCTACCAGCCCGAGGTGCAGTGGTACAGGGATGGTAAGTGCACTTCAGCCCGACTATTTATGATTGACTTCCATCTCATTTTGTAACGTCTCCTCGACGCAGGTGCTCTCCTGTCCCCGTCCAAGTGGAATCACATGCACTGGAGTGGCGATAGAGCCACGCTGACCCTTACACACCTCAACAAAGAAGACGAAGGACTCTACACTCTGCGCGTTACCACCAAGTCCGGATACAAAACCTACTCTGCCTACGTATTTGTGAGGGGTGAGCTCATATCTGAAATGTTACCATTAtctgtttttttggtttgttttgtttttagaaatgaTTGTACTGAGGTACAGGTTGTTTGTGAGGTACAGGTTACAGGTTGTAAATCAACCTCATCTATATGCCACTGCTCTGCTACAACTAGGAACATTATCTTTTTAGTTTCAAACCCATAACGTAACAGGCACGTTCAACATTCAAAGTGTTTCAAGTATAAGCTGCTGCTTTTAAATATCGTCAGTAGAGACACAACACCATGGAAAAAGAGGCCGGTCAAGCTTATCATGGCGGACCGCCCCTTGGAAAGCAGCTGACATTTCCAAAGTGTCCCAGGTGGCCCATGCTGGGAATGCCGGAACATTCATCAGCCGCTGTCACGGTCTTCTTCAGTCTCACTATTCTAAGTGGGCACAGATATGGAACGGTCCGATGAGATAATCCAATAATTTGAATATCAGGCTCAAGGGGAAAGAAAGGGCTGCccagttttttcttcttcggcgCAGGAATAATTCAAACCAAAGTAGCCAATGGCAACAAGCCAGACGATTGACCTTTCTGCTCTGTCCAAGATGCTGACGCCGAAGTGGAAGGAGCACCAGGGGCCCCCCTGGATGTGTGCTGTCTGGATGCCAACAAGGACTACATCATTGTCTCTTGGAAGCAGCCGGCGGTTGATGGCGGCAGCTCGATCCTGGGTTACTTTGTGGACAGGTTAAAGATCAATAAAATACTGATCCTTACCCTAACTCTGATCTTAGTCCTAATTCTGATACCAACCCTCATCCTAACTCTCCAACCCTGATCTTAACCTAGATCACAAACCTGATCCTAACCTCAATCTTGGTCTCAACCTTGCAATACGTACAGGTGTGAGGTCGGGACAACCCATTGGATCCAGTGCAATGACACGCCCATCAAGTTTGCCCGTTTCCCGGTCACCGGATTGGTCGAGGGCCGCTCGTATATCTTCCGCGTTCGTGCCGTCAACACGAACGGCATGAGCCATCCGTCCCGAGTGTCCGAACCCGTGGCTGCCATGGACCCGGCTGATCGCGCCCGAATGAGAGGTACCGTGCTTCGGACATTCTTTCAAACAGCAGCTACTAGACCGAATCCTCATCATCTTGTTGTCAGGTACCTCCGCTCCTTGGACCGGCCAGATCATTGTCACAGAGGAGGAACCTGCAGGTTTGTAAGATCAGaaactgattttttaaaatccagcTTAGTATGTTGATTCCTTATGATTCATGACTGTTTTTGGCAGAGGGTATTGTTCCTGGCAGACCTCAAGAACTGCAAGTGACAGAAGCAACCAAGAACTACTTAGTGCTCAGCTGGAAGCCACCTGGCGAGAAAGGCCTGGAAGGTGTCATGTACTATGTAGAGAAGGTAATCAAAGTTTTAAGCACCAAGAGTTAAGCACCAATCTAAAAGAAAGCCATATTATCAAGTGGGTCGGTTCAGTTTTGCTTGCTTCAATATACTTTGGAATGGTAAACCCTGATCTGAGTTATGTGACTACCAAGAGGAGCCTGGGTGAGATGGAGAGCTGTATCAGTTACGTGAATAGCGTCACATCTCAGCAGTGTGAAAGTGTACCCTGCCAAAGAAGACAGATGATACGGTACAGTTCGATGTACTGACACTCCGAGAGATACCAACCACTTTGAATCTTGAGTGTAAGTCACACATGCTCAACTAACTTTCAAGTATCAAGCAAGTTACAAGTTAAGTCCCTCACTAGATTTCAATTTGAATCAAGTCCTTACTTAGGATAGACAGGTTCGGTAAATGAGGGTCAATCCCAATGAAAACTGCCAGTTGGGGCAAaactgatgatgatgttgtcattgACTTCTTCATTGTCCCTTCAGTGCGTCTCAGGCACCGACAGCTGGCAACGAGTGAACACCGAGATCCCGGTGAAGTCGCCTCGTTTTGCGCTGTTTGACTTGGCCGAGGGGAACTCGTACTGCTTCCGCGTCCGCTGCTGCAACGCTGCCGGCGTCGGCGAGCCGTCCGACCCCACTGAGGCCACCACGGTCGGTGACAAGCTCGGTCAGAAAACCGCCCGGTCGCACGCAAACCCGAAGATCCGCGTTCATGGCTGTGACATGGTGAGAATGTTTGAATTTGTAGACACTCCATCTGCTCCGAGCAAAGTCGTCCCCACGAGGAACACGGACACGTCCGTGGTGGTATCTTGGGAAGCATCCCGTGACGCCAAGGAGTTGGTGGGCTACTACATCGAGGCGAGCATCGTGGGCAGTAACGTTTGGGAGCCGTGCAACAATAAACCTGTCAACGTGACCAGGTAAACCTTGACTTTTGTGGAATTGCTTTTATTAAAGCGAAAGGTTGAGTATGTTTTGTCCTAGATTATGTCCAAGCAATTTGAACTCTAacagcacttctttttttttttttagatttatctGCCACGGTCTGACGACGGGAGAGAAGTACGTGTTCCGGGTAAGGGCAGTGAACGCCGCAGGACTTAGTCAATTCTCTCCGGAATCAGAGCCAGTGGAGGTGAAGGCTGCGATTGGTGAGGAAAGCCACCACTCCGATATCTTTCAAGGAATTGAATGTATGTTTATGGTCTAGCAAATACAAGATGTGGCATCTGATCACCTGTGTTCTCTTGAGCCATCTGGCACTCCCACACTGTTCCACTCCACCGTGGTTGCACTCTGCCACCCTGTCACTTTTTATTGTCTGCTGCGCTCCACCTACATCCACCCAAACCAAACCAAGCACCAGCTCCCTGCACAGCCTGAAGCGGGTCAGGACTTGTAGACTTCCTCTAATTTGGGTCAGTGCGATCCAACTCAGCGGTGGTTACAAACCAGCCCAAGAATCACACAACCAGCATCCTTCCCTTCCCTTCCCCTTCCCCCACATATCCCCGTCCCGGGCGCGCGACGTGTCGGCAAACCACTCCCCAGTGTTGAAGGTACCAGCGCACGGACCCCCATCACAACCAGGCAACTAACCTCGCTTTGTTGTTGCTCATTGACTTGCATAGTCTTAATCATTTGGATCAGGGGTTTTCAGGGGGAAGTACAGTAGCAAAGTCAATCTCTGCAAGACCCCTTGTAAACCTCTTCGTCTTGACAACTAACATACTTGAAGCCTTTAACTGCATCTCGGCATGTTTCTTTTCCCTTTATGAAGCACATTCATTGTCATAATGCTCATGTATTCCTTACTGGCAATATGGGAAATGGGAACATTCTGTGAAAGGATACAGAATTGCTACAATAAAACCCGTGTCAATGGGAAATACATCGGCATTGAGTACGGTAATCCCTGCCTCGCATCAGGAAAAAACACCCCCCCCAGTAATGGTTAGAATTCTCTATAGGTTAATCTAAATATATCACAAACTATGATCCCTATATCATTACAAATGTATTCTAATCTTGAAAATAATTGGCTTATAGATGATTTCATATGCACGGCAAGACTATTTTGTAACCGAAGCAAAATTTACCTCCTCCCAGTCAGATATACAAACCTTGACTCTTAGCCAGATGCATCACTtgaggtgattattttttttttcatctatagcTCAGTAGCCTAGTGGTAGAGTATCTGCCCcaagactgggaggttgtgggttcaatccctggccgggtcataccatagaccagaggtgggcaatctcggtcctcgagggccggagtcctgcaggttttgtaggtttctcacttccaacacaagctgattccaatcaacaggatcgttatcaggcttatgcagagcttgctgatgagctgatcatatatcagctgtgttggagaagggcaacacgcaaaacctgcaggactgcggccctcgatgcccacctctgccatagactataaaaatgggactcaTTTGCcttcctgcttgacactcagcattatggtttggaattggggggttagaggTTAGATCAACAAATGATTCCTGAGCacaagcccctgctgctgctcaccgctccctcagtggatgggtcaaatgtggagaacaaatttcaccccacctagatgggcgtgacaatcagtggcACTTTAACCTTTATAGCCACGGTAGGTTCAGCTGAAGGAAATACGAataggtgaatttgtgaatacGCAAAAATGTGGGGGATTACCGTAGCGTGTTTGTctgcatgttttcattttgtcctCACGTGGATGTCACTTGTTGGCCATCTTGCCTTCATTGTCCCTCTCAGTCAGATGAAGACATCTTTTAGTCTCCAAGttgatttataattttttggcCTTTTAATTGCAACTGTATTTTTCTGCTTGTGTTTAAAAACAGCTTCTCTTGATTCTCTCTGCTAACTCCCGTAGGGGGCGGCATCCCTCATGGTGTGTTGCCGGAGACGGGGCCGGGGGGTAACCAGGGCCGACTAACCGCGCACAGGCCACACTGGACGGACACGCATGATACTGTCCAGCTCCCCGCTGACACAAAAAGCAAAGCTCAGGCCGACCCCGAGCTCCCCCAGCGGGGGCCCGGGTCTGCGGCGGTGGCGGCTAGCTCCGGCCCCTCGGACAGCCAAAACCAAGGGTCTGAGAGGGGCGACGTGGGCCCAATTGCGCCTAACGGGCCGGCCTCGGAGCCACCGCCAGGCTGGCTTTGTGAAGCACGCACTGACGTAGCAGCAGATTTAGGCTCTCCTTGCGCCGAGGGGCCGGCTCAAAAGACAGCCAAGGGGCCCCCCGGGGCCAAGCGGGCATGCGGGTTGTCAGTAGATGCTTCTGCTAACCGGGAAGCGGCCAGGCCGGACGCACGGGCTGAAGGTGAGCACTGGATAAGAATGGGAAGTGCAAAAACAATCCTCCTAATACTATTCAAGTTACCCCCACTGAGTACTTAAGTACAAGTACAGACAGTTCTGTAAAAAAGACTGATTCAACTcctgtaaaaaattaaatgtcggcagaaaattaatatttaaagtgCACATACCTGAAGAATGTACAGAACTGCAGGTACTTCTATTTTACATGACTGCAAATGACCAGTTGGTGGCGCTCCTGTGGCATTCTCCAGGCAGGTAAGTCACTGTGAAACCCACCGGAAGGACTCTAACTCCCAGGCAGCCACGCTTAGGCAATATGTGGACTTTTCACAGCCTTTCCCACTCGGGGCAGCGCGCTGTCCTGTTGCCCCGAAGACCCTTAGGCACagcccaccccccccaccatgTCAGATTACCGCACACTTCCAGTAACCACTTGCAGTCTCTATTAGACTTAATCTGACATCAACTAACAGCATCAAACCCCCGTCTTTCAAAGGTGCAAATGGTTAGATGATACTTAACTTAGCATGTAGCATAAAGATTGGAAGCCATTTGAAACTCCATGCTTCTGTCTTGAGCTAATTAATTTGCAAGATGTTTACTGGTTAATGTACTACCAAATGTACTTATTAGATATTACCATTATAACAAACATCTTGTAAATAAAAACCATTGACTAAATTTAAGTTCGCTGTAGCATATTCAAAAGACTGAAACACTTTTTAGCCTAAACAGCTTATTTATGATAGCATAGCTTCACTAAACGGCAGGAAATAAGTGATACAAGATGACCTAGCTTAGCATCTCATATGATAGCATAGCATAGAAAGAGACAGGAAAATGTATTTAGCCTGACTCAGTCTCAAGACAAACTGTTTTAAAGCTATTTAAATATTAACtggtaaatgcatttttaaaaaatattgctatTAGCTAGTACCATTAGCACAGTTAGTCAAAATAGATCAGGAGAGAAGTGACTGGAGTGGCTAAGGCGAGCACATGAcagcaaaactaaaaaaaaaaatgtttttaatgtaataGTAAATGTGGTGATAAACTAGTAATTAGCTGCTAATGATATTAGTAAACAAAAGAACAGGAAAGTTAGATTTTTATATTACAGCTCCATTAGCTTAGCCTAGCATTTGACAGCAGCGCTAAGCCACTGTCTGaagttatttaaatgtttactaGTTATTGGGTGCTAAAATATAGTTATGAG
Protein-coding sequences here:
- the myom1b gene encoding myomesin-1 isoform X4 — protein: MSASVPFYRKHQRSYDSGYRYQSGGRYSAGTSGGTRTRGLDWSSQPGLDLLPKRTKPSYLAVDRENQIIGYVVPIFRTSQEFAAGYTDTSRLRDTAAYMESRDTFTSGLEMERSEQISRKEAMRESAQRISFKKTLHEHEEHVKRMNEDSLLHVPEFIIKPRSHTVWEKQCVRLHCTISGWPDPRVVWYKNNVTIDPHANAGKYKIESKYSVHSLEINKCDFEDTAQYRVSAMNVKGEVSAYASVVVKRFKGEVDEFLPVPRHGPVSEYGITFQTHIVDNFGVSFGREGETMSLGCTVIIYPALHRYQPEVQWYRDGALLSPSKWNHMHWSGDRATLTLTHLNKEDEGLYTLRVTTKSGYKTYSAYVFVRDADAEVEGAPGAPLDVCCLDANKDYIIVSWKQPAVDGGSSILGYFVDRCEVGTTHWIQCNDTPIKFARFPVTGLVEGRSYIFRVRAVNTNGMSHPSRVSEPVAAMDPADRARMRGTSAPWTGQIIVTEEEPAEGIVPGRPQELQVTEATKNYLVLSWKPPGEKGLEGVMYYVEKCVSGTDSWQRVNTEIPVKSPRFALFDLAEGNSYCFRVRCCNAAGVGEPSDPTEATTVGDKLDTPSAPSKVVPTRNTDTSVVVSWEASRDAKELVGYYIEASIVGSNVWEPCNNKPVNVTRFICHGLTTGEKYVFRVRAVNAAGLSQFSPESEPVEVKAAIGGGIPHGVLPETGPGGNQGRLTAHRPHWTDTHDTVQLPADTKSKAQADPELPQRGPGSAAVAASSGPSDSQNQGSERGDVGPIAPNGPASEPPPGWLCEARTDVAADLGSPCAEGPAQKTAKGPPGAKRACGLSVDASANREAARPDARAEASPAPPFGISVLECVRDSMVLAWKQPTFIGGADITGYFVDYREVVDGVAGKWHEANIRAVSERAYRVTDLKENRKYQFQVRAANMAGVGIPSLPSDTFLCEEWTIAVPGPPHDLQLREVRGDSMVLLWKAPVYQGRDPVNGFYVDMKEAEAPEEAWRGLNTKATQNTFFKVKNLKEQESYVFRVRAQNQAGVGKSSDLSEPVQAVTKPGAKDIVVDVDDDGVISLNFECAGMTPDSKFVWSKNYEDMDEPSSRLTVETKGNKSKVTFNSPGEEDIGIYSCLVSHTDGDSSSYTISPEELKRLLEISHDHKFPTIPLKSDLAVEMLEKGRVRFWLQAEQMSANAKVDYVFNDNVVAQGEKYKMNFDKNTGVVEMIMESLMPEDEGTFTFQMQDGKATNQSSLVLIGDVFKELQKESEFQRKEWFRKQGPHFIEYLGYEVTQECCVILKCKVGNIKKETSALWYKDGREIKADQNLGFTEGVLKLEIAQISKKDAGVYEMVLKDERGKDTSTLNLTDQCFKDLMNEVFNYIANSSTPLKITSTDQGIRLYTFVSYYNDLLPVTWHYKDSAIAFSERLKSGVVGDQLWLQISEPTEKDTGKYAIEFNINDGRGGLRRTVELAAQAYEDALAEFKRLKAAAVAEKNRARVAGGLPDVVTIQEGKALNLTCNISGEPLPQVTWLKNDKELTSDEHCILRLESGKFASFTITAVSTADTGKYSILVKNKYGTESAEFTVSVFIPEEVAGRKK